DNA sequence from the Coregonus clupeaformis isolate EN_2021a chromosome 13, ASM2061545v1, whole genome shotgun sequence genome:
aAAGAAGCCTAAAGTGCAGTCGCCCTTTTAATGTTAGCTAATGTTgtggctagctaactcaccttgATTCCGCCTCTTATTTGTAGCTTGTGCTGAAACTATTTGATTGTTGACAGGGTGTTCCCATAAGATAATGAGCTTTTGGATAAATTGGTGGTTATTTCCTACCCACTGCAAAAGGCCATGCTAGTTCTGAAGGTCTGTATGGTGTTTCACAAGGTCTCAATGTTTGCCACTCCTTTATCTGGTTTCAGATTTTAAGATGTCCTACTCGTCGTCACGAAGCTCCTCGCGTAACACTGACTGCAAGGTGTATGTGGGTGACCTAGGCAACGGTGCTGCCAAGGGGGAGTTGGAGCGGGCATTCAGCTACTATGGACCTCTGCGCAGCGTCTGGGTGGCCAGGAACCCACCTGGCTTTGCCTTTGTTGAGTACGAAGATCCCAGAGATGCTGAGGATGCGACGAAGGGCATGGACGGCAAGTGAGTACACGTGCGGTTGCATTGCTTACTGCAGCAGCACGGTATTCTGAGTGGATTCATAGGGCTCAATCTTTGACACTTGGACttcaatgtaaaatatttttcaGATTTTTCCTCAATTGCATGCGTTACACCTTTACAAGAACTGACAGAAGACTATATATCCCAATATGCCATCTATTCTTAAACCATTGTCATGTTTCAGAGTGCTCTGTGGTGCCCGCATAAGAGTGGAGCTGTCAACAGGCATGTCTCGCAAGTCACGCCACGACCGCCCCAGCCGCCGGCACTTCGACCCCAACGACCGCTGCTACCAATGTGGCGAGAACGGCCATTATGCATATGATTGCTATCGCTTTAGCAAGAGGGGGGGCGGCCGCCGCAGCAGGTACAGTGTTGAGGCTGTCTTCTCCAGAATGTCTCTTTCACTGTTATTGGAATGTCACTTTCGTTGAATGATATTCAACGACATGGTGGCTCCTAGAGAATGTAATTTTTGTGGAGGCATCATACATATTTGTTGTCTTTAAATGCTATACCTTTATACTGCACACATTTGATAAATGATCCACTCCCAGGTCCCGCTCACGGTCAAGGTCCAGGGGAAGGCGTTACCGCTCACGCAGCCGAAGCAACGGCCGCGACCGGTGAGTGGTTCTGTGTCACAAAAGGACCCCTGCAAGTTGACTCGAAGGGTCAAACTATCTTTTGAAGAACTTGGAGtgtctttatttttatttgatcattttattgtTCTAGCCGAATTTGAACCTGTCTGAAATTCGAAGAGACCGACCTGACTGATTCAGATCAGTGTTCTCTTAATTGCTATTAATAGCTTTATGAGTTCCCTTATCTCCCTCCAACAGGCGTTATAGATCCCCATCATACTCAAAGCGCAGAAGCAGGTAAGACTTAATCTACTGCAGAAATCGGTGAACATATTTTTATCTCTTTATTGTATTTTTTCTGACTTAGTTTGTAGCTACTGTcccaactacagtgccttcaggaagtgttcacaccccttgaatttttccacattgttgttacaaggtgggattaaaatggatttaattgtcttttttttgtgaacgatctacacaaaatactcttgtCAAAGTGGAAGATGAATTCTGCCactgtacccatgagtttaacagccaaattgccagggttagaggttccaagcctgttttattaattatatttctgtgtGGGGTGTTGCCTGGGCAACCGAAGACTCGTTCGCTTTTTTTAACAAGGAGCAACGTTTTATCacgttgtaaaaaaaaataaatactAATCTTCATGACATAAGTGTTCAACCCCTTGAGTcaaatgttagaatcacctttggcagtgattacagctgtaagt
Encoded proteins:
- the LOC121579288 gene encoding serine/arginine-rich splicing factor 7-like isoform X4, which gives rise to MSYSSSRSSSRNTDCKVYVGDLGNGAAKGELERAFSYYGPLRSVWVARNPPGFAFVEYEDPRDAEDATKGMDGKVLCGARIRVELSTGMSRKSRHDRPSRRHFDPNDRCYQCGENGHYAYDCYRFSKRGGGRRSRSRSRSRSRGRRYRSRSRSNGRDRSGSPARSKSRSPVRRSSRSPVRRSRTPVRRSRTPVRRAASRSRSRSRSRSVSRPRARSVSRSRSRSKSRSATAKRDSRSRSPSQRKSPTPDAD
- the LOC121579288 gene encoding serine/arginine-rich splicing factor 7-like isoform X1 — protein: MSYSSSRSSSRNTDCKVYVGDLGNGAAKGELERAFSYYGPLRSVWVARNPPGFAFVEYEDPRDAEDATKGMDGKVLCGARIRVELSTGMSRKSRHDRPSRRHFDPNDRCYQCGENGHYAYDCYRFSKRGGGRRSRSRSRSRSRGRRYRSRSRSNGRDRRYRSPSYSKRRSSRSGSPARSKSRSPVRRSSRSPVRRSRTPVRRSRTPVRRAASRSRSRSRSRSVSRPRARSVSRSRSRSKSRSATAKRDSRSRSPSQRKSPTPDAD
- the LOC121579288 gene encoding serine/arginine-rich splicing factor 7-like isoform X3; the protein is MSYSSSRSSSRNTDCKVYVGDLGNGAAKGELERAFSYYGPLRSVWVARNPPGFAFVEYEDPRDAEDATKGMDGKVLCGARIRVELSTGMSRKSRHDRPSRRHFDPNDRCYQCGENGHYAYDCYRFSKRGGGRRSRSRSRSRSRGRRYRSRSRSNGRDRRSGSPARSKSRSPVRRSSRSPVRRSRTPVRRSRTPVRRAASRSRSRSRSRSVSRPRARSVSRSRSRSKSRSATAKRDSRSRSPSQRKSPTPDAD
- the LOC121579288 gene encoding serine/arginine-rich splicing factor 7-like isoform X2, producing MSYSSSRSSSRNTDCKVYVGDLGNGAAKGELERAFSYYGPLRSVWVARNPPGFAFVEYEDPRDAEDATKGMDGKVLCGARIRVELSTGMSRKSRHDRPSRRHFDPNDRCYQCGENGHYAYDCYRFSKRGGGRRSRSRSRSRSRGRRYRSRSRSNGRDRRYRSPSYSKRRSRSGSPARSKSRSPVRRSSRSPVRRSRTPVRRSRTPVRRAASRSRSRSRSRSVSRPRARSVSRSRSRSKSRSATAKRDSRSRSPSQRKSPTPDAD